One window of Triticum dicoccoides isolate Atlit2015 ecotype Zavitan chromosome 5A, WEW_v2.0, whole genome shotgun sequence genomic DNA carries:
- the LOC119303621 gene encoding uncharacterized protein LOC119303621, protein MAAAAHLLGDDGRGYELARRLEACGAWRAWLGDGAHASLAPHLASASTWDAFLCPSSSSSSSPPRQLLLLQLRVRALLFDKASAALVLRAGASTAGPHSLNASYLQLHGDDIYFSLEDEQEDNTQHQMQSGTAFSPSRESSMLSQRHKRHDELPGTWYKQYAEKFRTLHGKFRPDDKEMPKRTPEGMSDYLKVCSVHKRKRTVFMDNQGPNSMLENGEFSNLTDDPFIPEIQFPADCVPESAIPRESGISISNKIEVHGVLDNLPAPVSRNTAMLERFGMMPEYYKTGNKYRGKDVSKVEGKSLSQEQALLITRKLVARYLAVAGFESGTAGSVDDFSDIIVKHISKLGRNLKLITDSYRKQFSSIELLKMFLQTVGYSNIGPLMEITKMGSRVASHPVHQDAQVQNQNNLLQAQQLQRQYTPQMTIHNQNLTAQQQHQLLQQQQWMRRNQMTGPRGALTMSDKAQALVNVKLENTMDSQIDSPYGSLTRQQQQMQQLRHHQLLQQQQQKQVQQQQLLQLQQQHQQQHQQQLQPQQQQHQQQLQPQQQQQLQQQQQQHHQQQQLLQQQHHQQQQQFQQQLGMSGNQSAQAQLAQQQQQQQQLGMSGNQSAQAQLAQQFKQVPQSMNSYGMRVPPVKVEAFHELVSGDSSSDTSKLTSPK, encoded by the exons atggcggcggcggctcatCTGCTGGGCGACGACGGCCGCGGCTACGAGCTGGCGCGGCGGCTGGAGGCCTGCGGCGCGTGGCGTGCGTGGCTCGGCGACGGCGCCCACGCCTCCCTCGCGCCGCACCTCGCGTCCGCCTCCACCTGGGACGCCTTCctctgcccctcctcctcctcatcctcctcgcccccgcgccagctcctcctcctccagctccgcgtccgCGCGCTCCTCTTCGACAAGGCCTCCGCCGCGCTCGTCCTCCGCGCCGGCGCCTCCACCGCCGGCCCCCACTCTCTCAACGCCAGCT ATCTTCAGCTTCATGGAGATGATATTTATTTCTCGTTGGAAGATGAGCAGGAAGATAACACTCAACATCAA ATGCAATCTGGAACTGCGTTTAGTCCAAGCAGGGAGAGTTCGATGTTATCTCAAAGGCACAAGCGACATGATGAGTTACCTGGCACATGGTACAAGCAATATGCTGAAAAGTTCAGGACATTGCATGGCAAGTTTCGCCCAGATGACAAAGAAATGCCAAAGAGAACACCAGAGGGAATGTCTGACTATCTTAAGGTTTGCAGTGTGCATAAAAGGAAGAGGACTGTGTTTATGGACAATCAGGGTCCCAACAGTATGTTGGAAAATGGGGAATTCAGTAATTTAACAGATGATCCTTTCATCCCGGAAATACAATTTCCAGCTGACTGTGTTCCAGAAAGTGCAATCCCTAGAGAGAGTGGGATATCTATCAGCAATAAAATTGAAGTTCACGGTGTTCTTGATAATTTACCGGCACCTGTTAGTCGCAACACTGCAATGCTCGAAAGGTTTGGAATGATGCCTGAGTACTACAAGACAGGAAACAAATATAGAGGGAAGGATGTATCTAAAGTAGAAGGAAAATCTTTAAGTCAAGAACAAGCATTGCTTATCACACGGAAGTTGGTTGCTCGATACTTAGCGGTTGCAGGCTTTGAAAGTGGAACTGCAGGGTCTGTTGATGATTTTTCAGATATCATTGTTAAGCACATCTCTAAGCTAGGGCGCAATTTGAAACTTATAACTGACAGCTACAGGAAACAATTTTCGTCCATTGAGCTTCTTAAGATGTTCCTACAGACTGTTGGCTACAG TAACATTGGACCCTTGATGGAGATTACAAAGATGGGCAGTAGAGTGGCTAGCCACCCAGTTCATCAAGATGCTCAAGTACAAAATCAAAATAATCTCCTTCAAGCCCAACAG CTCCAGAGGCAGTACACTCCTCAAATGACTATCCATAACCAGAATCTGACAGCACAGCAGCAACACCAGCTGCTGCAGCAGCAACAGTGGATGAGGCGGAACCAAATGACGGGTCCCCGTGGTGCTCTTACGATGTCGGACAAAGCCCAGGCCCTGGTAAACGTGAAGCTCGAGAACACCATGGATTCACAAATAGATAGCCCGTACGGATCTCTCACCAGACAACAACAGCAGATGCAGCAGCTGAGGCACCATCAGCtactgcagcagcagcaacaaaagCAGGTCCAGCAACAGCAGCTACTGCAgcttcaacagcagcaccagcaacaGCACCAACAGCAGCTCCAACCGCAGCAGCAGCAACATCAGCAACAACTccagccgcagcagcagcagcaactccagcagcagcagcagcagcaccaccagcagcagcagctcctccagcagcagcaccaccagcagcagcaacagtttcagcagcagctgggcatgTCCGGAAACCAGAGCGCCCAAGCCCAGCtagcgcagcagcagcagcagcagcagcagctgggcatgTCTGGAAACCAGAGCGCCCAAGCCCAGCTAGCCCAGCAGTTCAAACAAGTGCCACAATCGAT GAACTCTTACGGCATGCGGGTGCCGCCCGTGAAGGTGGAGGCGTTCCACGAACTGGTGAGCGGGGACTCGTCCAGCGACACCAGCAAACTCACATCTCCCAAGTAG